A genomic window from Candidatus Denitrolinea symbiosum includes:
- a CDS encoding (Fe-S)-binding protein, protein MTPKYEKAVAIEKENVIVDGVDISGHWNRMFEQRVIFEYTPELIEKVASIPEAESFANCYQCAKCVAVCPVDVVGNYGPRKLYRYAQTGMDLTEAPELWLCTTCANCLRVCPKEVNMVKIMPAAREQAILDGKFVPNELQQAFENTAKSGNPLGQPQRKRDAWIQSAGVEVPIIKDLARPVDVLWYVGSYPSYHPRGIDAASAAARIFNALGIDFAILGKEEKDDADSQRLAGEKGLFEMMTEYNIATFNKYEWKELVVTGPHELNAFKNVYPKYGFERPVVHYSTFLVRYLDQLKPMLKHPVNKRITYHDPCYLGRHNGEYEAPRQLLQAVPGVELVEMGRNRENGYCCGGGGGGMWMDSFTAKHTTLRLSEKRAMEAASTGANVLAVACPFEVSRFSDAVKSTGNEHVDVLDILELLDKSMRGE, encoded by the coding sequence ATGACACCTAAATACGAAAAAGCAGTTGCAATCGAAAAAGAAAACGTCATCGTGGACGGCGTGGATATTTCAGGTCACTGGAACCGCATGTTCGAGCAGCGGGTGATCTTCGAGTACACGCCCGAACTGATCGAGAAGGTCGCGTCCATTCCCGAGGCGGAATCATTTGCGAATTGTTATCAGTGCGCCAAGTGCGTCGCCGTCTGCCCTGTGGATGTGGTTGGGAATTACGGTCCGCGCAAGTTGTATCGCTACGCCCAAACGGGCATGGACCTGACCGAAGCGCCCGAACTGTGGCTCTGCACCACCTGCGCCAACTGCCTGCGCGTCTGCCCCAAGGAAGTGAACATGGTCAAGATCATGCCCGCGGCGCGCGAGCAGGCGATTTTGGACGGTAAGTTTGTGCCGAACGAATTGCAACAGGCGTTTGAGAATACCGCCAAGAGCGGCAATCCGCTTGGTCAGCCTCAACGCAAACGCGACGCGTGGATTCAGTCCGCGGGCGTGGAAGTTCCCATCATCAAAGACCTTGCCCGCCCAGTGGATGTTCTTTGGTATGTCGGTTCGTATCCTTCGTATCATCCACGCGGCATTGACGCGGCTTCGGCGGCGGCGCGCATCTTCAACGCGCTCGGCATTGACTTCGCCATCCTCGGCAAGGAGGAAAAGGACGACGCCGACTCCCAGCGGCTGGCTGGCGAGAAGGGCCTGTTCGAGATGATGACCGAGTACAACATCGCGACCTTCAACAAATACGAGTGGAAGGAATTGGTGGTCACGGGTCCGCACGAGTTGAACGCCTTCAAGAATGTGTATCCGAAATATGGCTTTGAACGCCCCGTCGTTCACTACTCGACCTTCCTCGTGCGCTACCTCGACCAGCTCAAGCCGATGTTGAAACACCCTGTCAACAAGAGAATCACCTATCACGATCCGTGCTATCTCGGACGGCATAACGGCGAATACGAAGCGCCGCGTCAACTTCTGCAAGCCGTCCCTGGCGTGGAACTGGTCGAGATGGGACGCAACCGCGAGAACGGTTATTGTTGCGGCGGCGGAGGCGGCGGCATGTGGATGGACTCGTTCACCGCCAAGCACACCACCTTGCGTCTCTCCGAAAAACGCGCCATGGAAGCCGCGTCTACGGGCGCGAACGTGCTGGCGGTGGCTTGTCCCTTTGAAGTCTCGCGCTTCAGCGACGCGGTCAAGTCCACGGGCAACGAGCATGTGGACGTGCTGGATATTTTGGAGTTGTTGGACAAGTCTATGCGTGGTGAATAA
- a CDS encoding pyridine nucleotide-disulfide oxidoreductase: protein MSSNKILVIGGGPAGLEAARSVAELGGEVILLEKRERLGGTPDRENYAKLTHHWRDASEAMAELAASVTSSARVEVKYNAEVKGMSGSAGNFNVEIEAGGVAESLNVGAVIVATGFQHFDPGRATQQYNYYTFPDVVTLTDLEKMLKDHHVVRPSNGEAPKKIAFIQCVGSRDRRIGNEYCSKVCCGIASKQAIELRELLPDSKVMIFYIDMRMYGYWENEIYWPAQEKYKVNYVKGVISEVLKKGDQLLIRGEDTTMGRPMEVTMDMVVLSIGMEPSAGTRAIAQTLGVKQNKYGFIEAGGEGGLDTVATSAPGVFVAGAAAGPADLNDSISMAGLAAARAVAAAQKVAA, encoded by the coding sequence ATGTCATCCAACAAAATTCTGGTCATCGGCGGCGGACCTGCGGGACTGGAAGCCGCGCGGTCTGTGGCTGAACTCGGCGGGGAAGTCATCCTGCTCGAAAAGCGCGAACGTCTCGGCGGGACGCCCGACCGCGAGAACTACGCCAAGTTGACTCATCACTGGCGCGACGCGTCGGAGGCGATGGCGGAACTCGCCGCGTCGGTCACATCGTCCGCGCGGGTGGAAGTGAAGTACAACGCCGAAGTGAAGGGAATGTCCGGGAGCGCTGGCAACTTCAACGTCGAGATCGAGGCGGGCGGAGTCGCCGAATCCCTCAACGTGGGCGCGGTCATCGTCGCCACAGGCTTCCAGCATTTCGACCCAGGGCGCGCCACCCAGCAGTACAACTACTACACCTTCCCCGACGTCGTCACGCTGACCGACCTGGAGAAGATGTTGAAGGATCACCACGTCGTGCGCCCGTCGAATGGCGAGGCGCCGAAGAAGATAGCCTTCATCCAGTGCGTCGGCTCGCGCGACCGCCGCATCGGAAACGAATATTGCTCGAAGGTCTGCTGCGGGATCGCCAGCAAGCAGGCAATCGAACTGCGCGAACTGCTGCCCGACAGCAAGGTGATGATCTTCTACATTGACATGCGCATGTACGGCTATTGGGAAAACGAAATCTACTGGCCCGCGCAGGAAAAATACAAGGTCAATTACGTCAAGGGCGTCATCAGCGAAGTGCTGAAAAAGGGCGACCAGTTGCTCATCCGCGGCGAAGACACCACCATGGGGCGCCCGATGGAAGTGACGATGGACATGGTCGTGCTTTCGATCGGCATGGAGCCGAGCGCGGGCACGCGCGCCATCGCGCAGACGCTCGGCGTGAAGCAAAACAAATACGGCTTCATCGAAGCGGGCGGCGAAGGCGGCCTCGACACGGTCGCCACGTCGGCGCCTGGCGTGTTCGTGGCGGGCGCGGCGGCGGGTCCTGCCGACCTTAACGATTCGATCTCGATGGCTGGGCTGGCGGCGGCGCGCGCGGTGGCGGCGGCGCAGAAAGTGGCGGCGTAG
- a CDS encoding heterodisulfide reductase subunit B, producing the protein MTTTVEEILERKSHAVIRDPEVAPIVDLREELFELEARGEVIVQRVPENHVEVTTKFGRKKKIPIDHTWHHKSCGQCGHIPGYTSSIFWLHRQFDLDYLDPKDQTSCTGWNYYASGASNATAQAAVMSRNFAAAYETGYFPMIHCGTSYGHYKEVREQLIHHKGLRDEVRRVLDKMGKPLVIPEELVHYSEWIHVMRKRIAEKQTVDMSAITATVHPACHYYKIVVEDAIYDPEIYGGQRMATVTATLQALGMNVADYSTWYDCCGFGFRHILVQRDFTRSFANLRKIEVMKNEVNPDVTVTHDTGCVTTLDKSQFAAKAHDRKVGIPVLSDAQVSALAMGAHPFRVVQMHWHSTDWRPFMDKLGVDWQKYWDEFQGDLELIRSGQKAGITWEDADKPVVNVA; encoded by the coding sequence ATGACAACAACTGTAGAAGAAATCCTGGAACGAAAATCCCATGCCGTCATCCGCGACCCTGAAGTCGCGCCCATAGTGGATTTGCGCGAAGAGTTGTTCGAACTCGAAGCCAGGGGCGAGGTCATCGTCCAGCGTGTGCCCGAGAATCACGTGGAGGTGACCACGAAGTTCGGACGCAAGAAAAAGATTCCGATCGACCATACCTGGCATCACAAATCCTGCGGTCAGTGCGGACACATCCCCGGCTACACCTCGTCCATCTTTTGGCTTCACCGTCAATTCGACCTGGACTATCTCGACCCGAAGGACCAGACCTCCTGCACGGGCTGGAACTACTATGCTTCGGGAGCGTCCAACGCTACCGCGCAAGCCGCGGTGATGAGCCGCAACTTCGCCGCCGCGTACGAGACGGGCTACTTCCCGATGATCCACTGCGGCACGTCTTACGGACATTACAAGGAGGTCCGCGAACAGCTCATCCATCACAAGGGGTTGCGCGACGAAGTCCGCCGCGTGCTGGACAAAATGGGCAAGCCGCTGGTCATCCCCGAAGAACTCGTCCATTACAGCGAGTGGATTCACGTCATGCGGAAGCGGATCGCCGAGAAGCAAACTGTGGACATGAGCGCCATCACCGCCACCGTCCACCCCGCCTGCCATTACTACAAGATCGTCGTCGAAGACGCGATCTACGACCCCGAAATTTACGGCGGTCAGCGCATGGCGACGGTCACCGCGACGCTCCAGGCGCTGGGCATGAACGTGGCGGATTACTCCACCTGGTACGACTGCTGCGGATTCGGCTTCCGTCACATCCTCGTACAGCGCGACTTCACCCGCTCGTTCGCCAACCTGCGGAAGATCGAAGTGATGAAGAACGAGGTCAACCCCGACGTGACGGTGACGCACGACACGGGCTGCGTGACCACGCTCGACAAGAGCCAGTTCGCGGCGAAGGCGCACGACCGCAAGGTGGGAATCCCCGTGCTGTCGGACGCGCAGGTCTCCGCGCTGGCGATGGGTGCGCATCCCTTCCGCGTGGTGCAGATGCACTGGCACTCCACAGATTGGCGTCCGTTCATGGACAAACTTGGCGTTGACTGGCAGAAATATTGGGACGAATTCCAGGGCGACCTTGAACTGATCCGCTCCGGGCAGAAGGCTGGAATCACCTGGGAAGACGCGGATAAGCCTGTGGTCAATGTGGCGTAA
- a CDS encoding heterodisulfide reductase subunit C, whose translation MPTTLENWNPGKAENRHPEMTYEEKEKLFLEVKEDPRYEDFLYGCYECGICVSSCPSARFYDYSPRVIAQAMAREDVERIYDIISEDIWNCAQCFSCVRCPRGNNPGGLVTLLREVAVRNGLQETRDVLQGYSRVIYKVMLKGNQVSPDMLQPDFFPDWGPWVAQFSANMPVWRKAIPVDTLRGVTDAAWRTERKTLLELYTIWFETGNMDIIKEIDEGLYDLLAEVMQEELEDQ comes from the coding sequence ATGCCAACCACTCTCGAAAACTGGAACCCAGGCAAGGCAGAGAACCGCCATCCCGAAATGACGTACGAGGAGAAGGAGAAACTTTTCCTCGAGGTTAAGGAAGACCCGCGCTACGAGGATTTCCTCTACGGATGTTACGAATGCGGGATTTGCGTCTCATCCTGCCCCTCGGCGCGCTTCTACGATTACTCCCCGCGTGTGATCGCGCAGGCGATGGCGCGCGAAGATGTCGAGCGGATCTACGACATCATCTCGGAGGACATCTGGAACTGCGCGCAGTGCTTCTCGTGTGTGCGCTGTCCGCGCGGAAACAACCCCGGTGGGCTGGTCACACTCTTGCGCGAGGTCGCCGTGCGGAACGGTTTGCAGGAGACGAGGGACGTCCTGCAGGGCTACAGCCGCGTGATCTACAAAGTCATGCTCAAAGGCAACCAGGTCTCGCCCGACATGCTCCAGCCCGACTTCTTCCCCGATTGGGGTCCGTGGGTGGCGCAGTTCAGCGCGAACATGCCCGTGTGGAGAAAAGCCATCCCCGTGGACACCCTGCGCGGCGTCACGGACGCGGCGTGGCGGACGGAACGCAAGACCCTGCTTGAGCTCTACACCATCTGGTTCGAGACCGGCAACATGGACATCATCAAGGAGATTGATGAAGGTCTGTACGATCTGCTGGCGGAGGTCATGCAGGAAGAGTTGGAGGATCAATAG
- a CDS encoding Glutaredoxin, translated as MIEVRVFTHPTCATCPNAIQMVQKLTEQDPQVQMRLVSLATANGREIAKSLNVMSVPTIFVNETRFVGVPQWDDLLEAVEREKQKPSA; from the coding sequence ATGATTGAAGTACGGGTTTTTACCCATCCCACCTGCGCGACCTGTCCGAACGCGATCCAGATGGTACAAAAGTTGACGGAGCAGGATCCGCAGGTGCAGATGCGATTGGTCAGTCTCGCCACCGCCAACGGACGCGAGATCGCCAAATCACTGAACGTGATGTCCGTGCCGACGATCTTCGTCAATGAGACCCGCTTCGTCGGCGTCCCTCAGTGGGATGACCTGCTTGAAGCGGTGGAGCGTGAAAAACAGAAGCCGTCTGCATAG
- a CDS encoding glycine cleavage system protein H codes for MLMAEITFVRSCVLAPGLFYKIEEHLWLRPEADGSITLGYTDVAQTTAGRILVVSFRPVGARYKKGKTIAIVESGKWLGPLRAPMDGTLVAANEILLADAGLVNRSPYKKGWIVRFKPDELDLTGFVSVEDAAQEYENFMERRNLDDCIHCEGYEFPDD; via the coding sequence ATGCTGATGGCTGAGATTACTTTTGTCCGCAGTTGTGTGCTGGCGCCAGGGCTGTTCTATAAGATCGAGGAACATCTCTGGCTGAGACCCGAAGCGGACGGAAGCATAACGCTCGGCTACACGGATGTGGCGCAGACCACCGCAGGCAGGATACTCGTGGTCAGTTTTCGTCCCGTGGGCGCGCGTTACAAAAAAGGCAAGACCATCGCCATCGTCGAAAGCGGCAAATGGCTCGGTCCGTTGCGAGCGCCGATGGATGGGACGCTGGTTGCGGCGAACGAAATCCTGCTGGCGGACGCGGGGCTGGTCAACCGCAGTCCGTACAAAAAAGGCTGGATCGTCCGCTTCAAGCCCGACGAACTCGATTTGACAGGTTTTGTCTCCGTCGAGGACGCGGCGCAGGAATACGAAAATTTCATGGAGCGTCGAAACCTCGACGACTGCATCCACTGTGAAGGATACGAGTTCCCCGATGATTGA
- a CDS encoding peroxiredoxin, DsrE/DsrF-like family protein, translating to MSVWKTNDPDVKKILYIQTHGEKDPERTATPFFLATAGAAMDNEVCIYFTMNGPQCVAKANGEKIVIPRKGGNGKELKFFIDQAQEMGVRLLVCQPSLDLHGYTMDDMIEGVEMIGGAAFNDMACDADAVIGF from the coding sequence ATGAGCGTGTGGAAAACGAACGACCCCGACGTAAAAAAGATTCTCTACATCCAAACGCACGGCGAGAAAGACCCCGAGCGGACGGCGACTCCGTTCTTCCTTGCCACGGCGGGCGCGGCGATGGACAACGAAGTCTGCATCTACTTCACCATGAACGGTCCGCAGTGCGTGGCAAAGGCCAACGGCGAGAAGATCGTCATCCCGCGCAAGGGCGGGAACGGCAAAGAGTTGAAGTTCTTCATTGACCAGGCGCAGGAGATGGGCGTGCGCCTGCTCGTCTGCCAGCCTTCGCTCGACCTGCACGGCTACACCATGGACGACATGATCGAAGGCGTGGAGATGATCGGCGGCGCGGCCTTTAACGACATGGCCTGCGATGCGGACGCGGTGATCGGGTTTTAG
- a CDS encoding peroxiredoxin family protein: MSKSDPNAPKRLALIASKGTLDWAYPPFILATAAGAMGWEVGIFFTFYGLPLLKPKLSAAVTPIGNPAMPMKMPFGSEGFQNINWPIPQLIMTNVPGFNSLATTLMKQTFENKGVASVEELRQMAIDLDVRMIGCQMTMDVFGFKREDFIKECEIGGAATFLEYAADADVQLFV; the protein is encoded by the coding sequence ATGTCTAAATCTGACCCGAACGCCCCAAAGCGCCTCGCGCTGATCGCTTCCAAAGGGACCCTCGACTGGGCCTACCCCCCGTTCATCCTCGCCACCGCGGCGGGAGCCATGGGCTGGGAGGTGGGCATTTTCTTTACTTTTTACGGCCTGCCCCTGCTCAAGCCGAAACTGAGCGCGGCCGTCACGCCCATCGGCAACCCCGCCATGCCGATGAAAATGCCGTTCGGTTCCGAGGGATTCCAAAACATCAACTGGCCGATCCCCCAACTGATCATGACCAACGTGCCAGGCTTCAACTCCCTCGCCACCACTTTGATGAAGCAGACCTTCGAAAACAAAGGCGTCGCTTCCGTCGAAGAATTGCGCCAGATGGCAATTGACCTCGACGTGCGCATGATCGGCTGCCAGATGACGATGGACGTCTTCGGCTTCAAGCGCGAGGACTTCATCAAGGAGTGCGAGATCGGCGGCGCGGCGACTTTCCTCGAGTACGCCGCGGACGCGGACGTGCAGTTGTTTGTCTAG
- a CDS encoding sulfurtransferase TusA — translation MDVLKEDQVLDCSGMLCPMPVVKTSKAIKAMEVGQVLKMVATDPGAPPDMEAWSRQTGNELLRSSQEDGKFVFFIRRSK, via the coding sequence ATGGACGTTTTGAAAGAAGACCAGGTTCTCGACTGTTCCGGAATGTTGTGTCCGATGCCGGTGGTGAAGACTTCGAAAGCGATCAAGGCGATGGAAGTGGGGCAAGTGCTGAAGATGGTCGCCACCGATCCCGGCGCGCCGCCCGACATGGAGGCGTGGAGCCGCCAGACGGGGAACGAGCTGCTCCGCTCTTCGCAGGAAGACGGCAAGTTCGTATTCTTCATCCGCCGTTCCAAATAG
- a CDS encoding DNA-binding response regulator, with translation MTESIRLLIVDDHAVVRKGLAMVLRLEPGLTVAGEAQNGREGLEAARRLQPDIVLVDLVMPEMDGHEMALALRKSNPGVKIMMLTGTEVDDRVFDLIAAGIEGYVLKNIEPAQLVGAIRSVMRGEAYLHPDAMKRVVKRIQPQAAPPISLTPRELEILEWMATANTYKQIARQLNVSEETVRSHAKNILEKMKQPNRAQAVLAAMKMDMIKLGD, from the coding sequence ATGACTGAATCCATCCGCCTGCTGATCGTGGACGACCACGCCGTGGTCCGCAAAGGGCTGGCGATGGTCCTCCGCCTGGAACCCGGCCTGACGGTGGCGGGCGAAGCGCAGAATGGACGCGAGGGCCTCGAAGCCGCGCGGCGCCTCCAGCCCGACATCGTCCTCGTGGACCTGGTCATGCCTGAAATGGACGGGCACGAGATGGCCCTCGCGCTGCGGAAGTCGAATCCCGGCGTCAAAATTATGATGTTGACCGGCACGGAAGTGGACGACCGCGTGTTCGACCTGATCGCGGCCGGGATTGAAGGATACGTGCTGAAAAATATCGAACCCGCGCAGCTGGTGGGCGCGATCCGCTCGGTGATGCGCGGCGAGGCGTACCTGCATCCCGACGCGATGAAGCGGGTGGTCAAGCGCATCCAGCCGCAGGCCGCGCCGCCGATTTCGCTGACCCCGCGCGAATTGGAAATCCTCGAATGGATGGCGACGGCGAACACTTATAAACAGATCGCGCGGCAGTTGAACGTCAGCGAAGAGACCGTCCGCAGCCACGCGAAAAACATCCTGGAAAAAATGAAGCAGCCCAACCGCGCCCAGGCGGTCCTGGCGGCCATGAAAATGGATATGATCAAGTTGGGGGACTAG
- a CDS encoding biotin--[acetyl-CoA-carboxylase] ligase — protein MNPASLHKLLAGLPLGGLRYFDSLGSTNDEALAWAADGARDLSLVIADEQTSGRGRAGRKWSAPPATALTFSLILRPVPAPPEEAEFNPSLFTGLGAAALADALKPRGLEPRIKWPNDVLLDGKKVAGILAEAVWTGDALDAAVIGIGVNARAGSNPPDETLRFPATNLEAELGRPVERGELLRDILSALIGWRAKMRGGELIKAWEENLAFRGQEVRVWQGSEQPLAGRVAGLASDGSLLLLVNDKIVTVQFGETRLRPAL, from the coding sequence ATGAACCCAGCCTCTCTCCACAAACTACTTGCGGGGCTCCCCCTCGGCGGACTGCGCTACTTCGATTCCCTCGGCTCGACCAACGACGAAGCCCTGGCCTGGGCCGCGGACGGCGCGCGGGACCTCTCGCTGGTAATTGCCGACGAACAGACGAGCGGCCGCGGCCGCGCCGGGCGCAAGTGGAGCGCGCCGCCCGCAACCGCCCTGACGTTCAGCCTGATCCTGCGCCCGGTCCCCGCCCCTCCTGAAGAAGCGGAGTTCAATCCCAGCCTTTTCACGGGCCTCGGCGCGGCCGCGCTGGCAGACGCATTAAAACCGCGCGGACTGGAGCCGCGCATCAAGTGGCCGAACGACGTCCTGCTGGACGGCAAAAAAGTCGCGGGGATTCTGGCCGAAGCGGTGTGGACCGGCGACGCGCTGGACGCGGCGGTCATCGGCATCGGCGTCAACGCGCGGGCCGGCTCCAACCCTCCCGACGAGACGCTGCGCTTCCCGGCCACAAACCTCGAAGCGGAACTCGGGCGGCCGGTCGAGCGCGGGGAACTCCTGCGCGATATTTTGTCCGCGCTGATCGGATGGCGCGCAAAAATGCGCGGCGGGGAGTTGATAAAAGCCTGGGAGGAGAACCTCGCGTTTCGCGGCCAGGAGGTGCGGGTCTGGCAGGGAAGCGAGCAGCCGCTGGCCGGGCGCGTCGCGGGCCTCGCTTCAGACGGGAGCCTGCTTCTCCTCGTCAATGACAAAATCGTGACAGTGCAATTTGGGGAGACCCGTCTGCGTCCCGCGCTGTGA
- a CDS encoding transcription termination factor Rho, with protein sequence MDIIALENEPLSKLRTMAKGLNITNANRLKKEALIVRIRQAEAEKEGVEVRGGILEIMNEGIGFLRSENYRISESDVYVSQAQLRRYDLRDGDLVIGNVRAPRESERHYGLLKVETVNGVDPEEARRRPVFESLTPIFPDKRFDLELEHDNLAPRLINLIAPIGRGQRGLIVSPPKAGKTTILKQIANSISTKYPDVHLMVALIGERPEEVTDMDRSVDAEVVASTFDEPVTSHVRTAEIALDRAKRLVELGRHVVILMDSITRLARAYNLVVNPSGRTLSGGMDPSALYPPKKFFGAARNIEEGGSLTIIATCLVDTGSRLDDVVYEEFKGTGNMELLLSRKLQERRIFPAVDIERSSTRREDLLLGPDILQRVWLMRRMYIQMTSPPPQGAGMDPAVATEAIISRLSKARNNQEFLETLTDSM encoded by the coding sequence ATGGACATCATCGCACTCGAAAACGAACCGCTATCCAAACTACGGACTATGGCGAAAGGGCTGAACATTACCAACGCCAATCGCCTTAAAAAAGAAGCGCTCATCGTGCGCATCCGGCAGGCCGAAGCCGAAAAGGAGGGCGTGGAAGTGCGCGGCGGCATCCTCGAGATCATGAACGAGGGCATCGGCTTCCTGCGCTCGGAAAACTACCGCATCAGCGAGTCGGACGTGTACGTCTCGCAGGCGCAGCTGCGGCGCTACGACCTGCGCGACGGCGATCTCGTTATCGGCAACGTGCGCGCCCCGCGCGAATCGGAACGTCACTACGGCCTGCTGAAAGTGGAAACGGTCAACGGCGTGGACCCCGAAGAGGCCCGCCGCCGTCCCGTCTTCGAGAGCCTGACGCCCATCTTCCCCGACAAACGCTTCGACCTTGAACTGGAACACGACAACCTCGCCCCCCGACTGATCAACCTAATCGCGCCCATCGGACGCGGCCAGCGCGGACTGATCGTCTCGCCGCCCAAAGCGGGGAAAACCACCATCCTGAAACAGATCGCCAACTCCATTTCAACCAAATATCCCGACGTTCACCTGATGGTGGCCCTCATCGGCGAGCGTCCCGAAGAAGTGACCGACATGGATCGCTCGGTGGACGCGGAAGTCGTCGCCTCCACGTTCGACGAACCCGTCACCTCCCACGTCCGCACGGCGGAGATCGCCTTAGACCGCGCTAAGAGACTGGTGGAACTCGGCCGCCACGTGGTAATTTTAATGGACTCGATCACCCGCCTGGCCCGCGCCTACAACCTGGTCGTCAACCCGTCCGGGCGCACGCTCTCGGGCGGCATGGACCCCTCGGCGCTGTACCCGCCCAAGAAATTCTTCGGCGCGGCGCGGAACATCGAAGAAGGCGGCTCGCTGACCATCATCGCCACCTGTCTCGTGGATACCGGCTCCCGTCTCGACGACGTGGTGTACGAGGAGTTCAAAGGCACGGGCAACATGGAATTGCTGCTCTCGCGTAAACTCCAGGAGCGCCGCATCTTCCCCGCGGTGGACATCGAACGCTCGTCCACCCGCCGCGAAGACCTGCTGCTCGGCCCCGACATCCTGCAACGCGTCTGGCTCATGCGCCGCATGTACATCCAGATGACCTCCCCCCCGCCGCAGGGCGCGGGCATGGACCCGGCCGTAGCCACCGAAGCCATCATCTCACGCTTGTCCAAGGCGAGGAACAACCAGGAATTCCTGGAAACGCTTACCGACAGCATGTAA
- a CDS encoding dienelactone hydrolase: protein MGEMTQLNSVPGYLAKPAGDGPFPALLVIQEWWGLDPQTKSIADRFAAEGYLAFSPDLYRGELAALSESDKAASLVAKYGPGAPDDLEKVFDGFKSHAQCTGKVGSVGFCFGGRMSLTLGIRRPLDAVCTFYGGGMQNIFDQMHALRAPVLGLFGDADQSIPVGTVEQFDKLLGELGLEHEVIVYPNSGHAFFRDNDPTTYKPEAARDAWERVKKFFAKHLK, encoded by the coding sequence ATGGGCGAAATGACTCAACTCAACTCTGTTCCCGGCTACCTCGCCAAACCCGCTGGCGACGGTCCCTTCCCCGCGCTGCTCGTCATCCAGGAGTGGTGGGGACTCGACCCGCAGACCAAGTCCATCGCGGACCGCTTCGCGGCGGAGGGCTACCTGGCCTTTTCGCCCGACCTCTATCGCGGCGAACTGGCCGCGCTCAGCGAAAGCGACAAAGCCGCCTCCCTCGTCGCAAAGTACGGCCCCGGCGCGCCCGACGACCTCGAGAAAGTCTTCGACGGCTTCAAGAGCCATGCGCAATGCACGGGCAAAGTCGGCAGCGTCGGATTCTGCTTCGGCGGCAGGATGTCGCTGACGCTTGGCATCCGCCGCCCGCTCGACGCCGTCTGCACCTTCTACGGCGGCGGGATGCAAAACATCTTCGACCAGATGCACGCGCTGCGCGCGCCCGTCCTCGGTCTCTTCGGCGACGCGGACCAGTCCATCCCCGTCGGCACGGTCGAACAATTCGACAAACTTCTCGGCGAACTCGGCCTCGAACACGAGGTCATCGTCTACCCCAATTCGGGACACGCCTTCTTCCGCGACAACGACCCGACCACCTACAAACCCGAAGCCGCGCGGGACGCCTGGGAGCGCGTGAAGAAATTCTTCGCCAAACATCTGAAATGA
- a CDS encoding type II toxin-antitoxin system prevent-host-death family antitoxin translates to MNAIWQIQDAKNKLSEVITRALKQGPQLITKHGEKTAVIISYTDYEKLRKSQGKLSDFFRASPLAGVDLSRDKSLPRKGIEL, encoded by the coding sequence ATGAACGCGATCTGGCAAATTCAGGATGCAAAAAACAAACTGAGCGAAGTAATCACACGCGCCCTGAAGCAAGGGCCACAATTAATCACCAAACATGGTGAAAAGACCGCTGTGATTATTTCATATACCGATTACGAGAAGTTGCGCAAATCCCAGGGCAAATTATCGGATTTTTTCCGCGCTTCCCCGTTGGCGGGCGTTGACTTGAGCCGCGACAAATCCTTGCCGCGCAAGGGGATCGAGTTATGA
- a CDS encoding PIN domain ribonuclease, VapC toxin family has protein sequence MKYLLDTCVISEMVSKQPNPKVLEFVDSLDPDAVYLSVITIGEIAKGIEKLPKSKRKQELHAWLAEDLLVRFDGKIIPLSADVLLEWGILNARLESIGKMLPAMDSLIAATVVVHDLILITRNVNDFENTGIEIVNPWE, from the coding sequence ATGAAATACCTGCTAGACACCTGCGTCATCTCGGAGATGGTTTCCAAACAGCCAAATCCAAAAGTTCTTGAGTTTGTAGACTCGCTTGACCCAGATGCTGTTTATTTGAGCGTCATCACGATTGGAGAAATTGCCAAAGGGATTGAAAAACTTCCCAAATCGAAGCGAAAACAGGAATTACACGCCTGGCTTGCAGAGGATTTGCTGGTCCGCTTTGATGGAAAAATTATCCCTCTTAGCGCTGATGTCTTACTCGAATGGGGAATTCTCAATGCGCGACTTGAGTCTATAGGAAAAATGCTACCCGCAATGGATTCCCTCATCGCCGCGACAGTGGTAGTGCATGATCTGATTTTGATCACGCGCAATGTAAACGATTTTGAAAACACAGGTATTGAGATCGTTAATCCGTGGGAATGA